The window cagtgcagggaggacgatccccgggctgtagCTTCGATTCCTTCCTTCGCCAGATCCGCGTGCTCTTAACTCACGACCAACATCAGTTGGATGAGTCTGactgtgttgccgttcttcgcgagcaaccacctcccttgcgcttgtatatggcttgacgctccctagcaagaagcgcaacggggataactcccgcgatcaccatcacggccggttcagagacagtgcggtacgcagacgccactcgtaaagctccccctctctgtacttgcgcgaggcgtttacgatatacctttttttaagagcgccagcccatacctctgcgccgtagagcaggacagactgcgttgagctcatcaggaggcgTCGCCttctagacgtaggacccccaatgtttgccattcgcCTACTTAACGcggaaactccagccgcagccttgttcgctgctgcttggatttgctcagaaaagctcatctttgagtcaagagtcaacccgaggtacttgacCGCTGAATTTGACTCgaagatcgactcgccgaacgatataggacgcagggtcggaattctctttttagtcaggatgactacttcggtttttcccagtgcaaggttgaaaccatgagtagtcatccatccgcttactcgtcgcatcaatatgccgagtctgctttgcgcctgttcgacagtgcgtccagcaacaagcactgcgacatcatctgcatagccgaccaggcgcgactcttctggcatgtcgagtttaagcagactgtcataggtagcgttccagaggtccggccctaggatggatccttgtgctacccccgacgtgacctccattcacctttgaccctctagtgtttcatagagcagggagcggttcctcagatagtccctcaaaatccgtaagagatagttcggcacgttgaaggtattgtctagtgtgtctagaatgtctttccattttacgaaattgaaggcgtttcgaGTTCGGCGGCCTCTTTTTTTTACTTCGGTTTATAGGTGGGTAAAAGCATCCGccggtctggatccacaatggtggggccagaaccagctcttggaatccgaccatctactgtcaagtctactctgaagggtgaaattgcaaagattcacgcaaccgagtgaagAAATTTAGACTCTTCCCGGCAAGCGaaaagcctagggccactagagcggcatttttgttgtcccttaagaagagggacacgaaaaccctagtaggacttttGACGGAACACTGCcacttaaactaccatatggaaaagattggggtagtggtttcggctgtgtgcagccaatgtgaggaggaggaggagacagccctccgctttttatgcagctgcccggcatcctcagatctcagacgaagacaccttggcaaggttttcttcaatgaagaatctgcacactctctgccttttgagaatgttctcagattcgctaaagcctgcgaacaccgtaggcgggaagccattgaataggcaacttacggggatagtacaatgggcctaataatggcttgagtgcttggagctgcggctccccccagttaactaaactaagctAACTGATGAACCTTATCTGGGTAGATTATTATGAAAATACACGATGGGGCCTCATCAGCACGTTGAAGGTAGATagatacagtctgttacataagagcgtggtcactgttaaataacaacaattgatttttcgaaaattcgcaaatttattgataatttggtcgtcaatactcaatgcaaatacctcagtagcaagttcAATCTcttgcattgtcaattatggcctggcaccgtcggggcatactttccactagtttttctgcatattctaccggaaaagacctccaaatttgccgaatttgtcgagaaagttgatctaaattacatggcttgcatcttgtgaagctgcattttcatcagagcccacacattttccatgggatttgcatccggtgactgagatggccaatctaaagtgacaattccgttttgcgccttccactcgctacacggctcgactccgatgtttcggatcgttatccTTCAAGAGgagatccagctttcatttttcttgatataccattgcttagcagatggtaacaaagccttttgatatattttattcattttttcggcatttaaattatcggtaaataagaacaaagtaccgaaacctttgtttgagaagcacccccaaacatggaccttgacgggatgtttaacagtccgttgaagcatcctactggtggaggttgtccaggcgtgtttgatgctcggaaatgcccagaaggaggattcatcagttgccccaatcgcggtccaagttttccttcgcccattccactcgtttttcaacgtgttttttgcactcaacattggtttttccaaagtactgcgatatttcagtttattggcaagcaagtgcctacgaatcgttccgtaagatatgtcaacaccttttgctttcaatttcacagcagctccacgtaaagtcaaagttggatcttccGAGAGCAATGtgagaatctttttttctgtctttttttgagactttgcttgcacttctgcgatcaggaaaatcatcaacgttaccgacctttttatagcgatttatccacttgctaacgaattgcttcgactttcccatatatttcgcagcagcagtttgcgttaatttgggtcctttttcatgcaaacatagaaaaattgcctcaaagcgagaggcgtaaacagcactcatttcgaaaaaccactcaattgaagactaaatttgacagagagctgactttttacaaaaagcatgaaggactcaGGTGCCCTCTATGTTATAGAAAAAGgaacaggacgctctgattttttatcgacgtgtaacagtgaccacgctggGAAATTGGGAATGCTTGCAAAAATACCAGACATTTTAGCTTATTGCGGGTGGGGTTTTTATACTTACCGAAGGACATATTCTCATTTTCCACaataaaaacacaattttatttaCACTGAAATGGTTATATTCAAATCTATATACAATAGTTTTATATCGCTGAAAAGGAAGTGTACAGTAGGATCCCGATAATCCGTATCGTCAAGGGACTGATGATTTCCCAATTATCcagagtgcaaaataaagaaaatcaacTCTGGGGGGCGGCAAATTTGTATGAATTAACCGAAAATACGAATAACCGATGTACGCATTATCGGGGGATTCCCCTGTGTTACTTCAAAAATTGATTGTTTTTTggattttctcttctttttctttgtagatttttaaataattcattTTAATAAAGGATTATAACTAAAAGTGCCAAAATTCAAAGGTAGGCGGTCAAGAAAATTCAGTCCAAATGGACAAACTATGGTAACAGATTGCAAATTTGTATGTCTTTTCTCATTACAGTCTTTTTTTTGTCAAAGACCTCGGAGAGAGGAATGGGTgacaaatattttcaaagacAGGTTATGCAAGTAGAACAAATACTCGATACTGTCATGAGCATAGAAAGCTCAATCGAAAACTAAAagtagaaaaatattaaaaggtactgAATTATAGATAACTCCAAAAAACACGTCGATTAACCACTCTTTCATAGGGGGAGAGGGGCTATAGACCTCTATGATTTCCCAACACTTCATCCGTATATCTTCCTTTCCTAGAAATTTTAATTGAGATCAACTTTCACTGCTTCACCAGCACCGTATTGGGTTGCTATAGGCTTCCACATTGTCAGACATTTGCCCCATattgattttattgattttaaccGCGGTGCCCTTATTATCATTGCTAAGGATGCATCCAACCTGGCGTATTATTTTCTGCTTGGCAGGATATTGCGGTTGATCCTCAATATCGATACCAGACGAAAATATAATGAATAATCTGCCTCGGGCGAAATAAATAGACAGAACAACCGAGTAGGTTGCCCAGTTGAACTCCTTAGGATATCCTGGCTTCGTTTCACGTCCAAACTCAATCACAGTGAAATGCCTTGCACCAGGAAAATGGTCAGGACTTAAAACTGCAGGAAAGAAATCCTGTGGCAAGCGCctgataataaaattaattggaCGCTTTACAGTCAATCTGCTGTTTGTTATGACCACCTCAAGTCCACATTTTTTTGgaagctggagaaaatccgatcCAAATCGACTTAAAACCAAACTTCCAACCTGGCCATGTATGACTGACAAAGCAATCTGCACAGCATAATCATATagaaaaaggatcctttcaaaATAGATAGTTTCATTTAGTTTCTCTTGCACCTCAATGATTGCCTGCATTGGGAAACCCAATCGGAAATCATTGGGTGCAAGCTGGACGTTTTTTGGAACTGATCCGGAAGTCAGCCCAAGCGGAATGTGAGGCAATCTTACAATTGCCCGTTTAGGATTAATAAGCAACATGGCCGAGTGGACATTGATAGGACGAAAGGTAGAATTATCCTTTCTGCCCGGTGGTCCATTAATTTTAACCTTTTTATTCGGGGGCACATACAATACACTATCGTTCTGGGCACCATTTCGACATTCAACATCTTTTATGGCACACTCGCAACAGCACTGGAAAGAAATAGGACTATGGCAGGTCCTCAGTCGTTTTAATTGGATTTTTGGCAATTGTACCAAGCAACCATCAATCTTAACTGTTTGATTATGCTTGAGCAGGGTCTCGTTGGTGAGCGGTTGAACGACAACTTTTGCACTAGTCATTCTTTTAATATCTGTAGGACTGGCTTTGAATGAATATTTCAGAGATTTTTGGTAGCGACGAAATTTCTCTGCTACCCATTTGGATGTATGGCACAGGGAATTTGGTACACCTGAGTTTGGTTTGGCTAACTTGGATCCTACTCGGGTAGACTGCCCCCCTTTGGTTGATTTAGTCAAGTCTGTTTGATTATTTGTAAATAGATTAACGTCTCTCAGCTGCGGATGATATTTCATCCCCCCAGTTTTGGGAGTAGCACTCGATCCTGGATCGGTTTCTTTggatggtatcgaaaaattcgAGTATGATGACTTTCCACTAGGATACGTGTTTATGTAAAATTCAAAAACTCCTCGTTTCGCAGAGGTTTGTTGTTTGGGCTCTATTATTTTCGGTTCCTTCTTTACGTGACTTTGATCACTCGATGTTGACGCGGCAAACTGGGGTAGAGACAGGGGTTTTTCATGGCTACAATTGCAATTTGATTGACTTAAACCGAATCCGAAATCGTCCTCATCTTCTGACGAGGAGCTTtcgtatttttccttctctCGTCGCTGCTGCCATCGTTCCTGAGAATCAATCCATGGTTTGCCCTTTTCCTCAAACATATCACAATTCTTTTTGTCGCTTACTAGAGCCTTAGTTGTTTGCTGAAAAGCACTCCGCCTCTTAATAAAACTCGAAGAATTCAACTGACCATAAGTTCTAGTAGGAATCTGAACTGTAAGCTCACTTTCATCTGAGCTATCTGTTGCAAAGTCTTTCAATATCGATGCACATAGTGAATAGCTTGAAGATGCATCGTTAGTGATATTTGGATCCACCGTACTAGCTGCCGCACATTCAAAATCAGAGAGATATCCTTCAGAAACAGTGTCATTGGATTCCTGACGAAAGTTCAGATTAGCCCCTTTAGATCCTTTCTTCTGATGCCCGGTCTGTTTTCGCTGTTGATCGGAACCATTATTTTGAATAGACGACGAACGCTgatcagattgattttgtggagATAAATTCGAACATTCACCAGCTCCTGAGATTCTGGAGTAGGTTCGTCGTGGTACCTGCACCACAAGATCTCGACTTTCGCTAGAATCGGTATCAGTATCGGTATGTCCTCCATGATCAGTACGTTTGCCACTGCCTGGATTAACGTCATCATTGTCGGTATCGTCCATTTCTGTATCGGTATCTGAATCCACCGCAACTATGGGGTCCAATGGGGGTGGCATTAAAGATGCGTTATCCtcaatttgattaaatttttgAGCTTGTGACGTTGAGGAAACAGGTTCGGGAGTAAATTCTTGCCCAACATTTTGTGAACTAATTTCAATATCATCAGTTGATGACTGTGAGGACGGCTCTAAGTAAGGAACTGTTGAATGTTTAAAACTGTTTGCATTAGTCTTAGTTTCCTCCTGTCCTGTGGCTTCAGCTATTTCTAAAATGGGCATGGATGAATCTTCCATGCTCTCTCCGGGAATGTCATTAATTTGAGCACCGCTTACACCGGCTGAGTCGCATTTTGAATCCGAGTCATGTTCAGTGTTGTCCATAGGTGAATCCAAATCCTGGCAAGATGCTTCCTTTGGGAAAGTTGAAATATCCTCCACGTAATCAATTACCTCAATGGAATCAACGTCCGAAAGAGATTCCAAATTCACCACTGGTGCTACTCCCGAAGTACTAATTGGAACTACTTCATCATCTTCCAAAACCTCATCTGTGTGACGTTCTACTTCTTCCGGAATGCTTTTAGTCTTAACAACAAGTTTATCTTCATTAACGTCAGAATCCTGCTTTTCTTCACTTTCTTGAAGGACGTTATTTTGACCTTCTGGAAACTCAATCGTATGTTCATTGTTTTCAGAGGTTGCACTCCCGGCCACAATGGAATCTTCTTCAGGAGCAGCCAGGAAGGAGTCCCCTTCAGGATCAGCAACGAAGGAATCACCTTCAGGGTCAGCAACGAAGGAATCGCCTTCAGGATCAGCAACAAAGGAATCGCCTTCAGGATCAGCAACGAAGGAATCGCCTTCAGGATCAGCAACGAAGGAATCGCCTTCAGGATCAGCAACGAAGGAATCGCCTTCAGGATCAGCAACGAAGGAATCGCCTTCAGGATCAGCAACGAAGGAATCGCCTTCAGGATCAACAACAAAGGAATCGCCTTCAGGATCAGCAACGAAGGAATCGCCTTCAGGATCAGCAACGAAGGAATCGCCTTCAGGATCAGCAACGAAGGAATCGCCTTCAGGATCAGCAACGAAGGAATCGCCTTCAGGATCAGCAACGAAGGAATCGCCTTCAGGATCAGCAACAAAGGAATCGCCTTCAGGATCAGCAACGAAGGAATCGCCTTCAGGATCAGCAACGGAGGAATCGCCTTCAGGATCAGCAATGAAGGAATCGCCTTCAGGTGCGATTACGGAAGAGTCAGCTTCAGGAGCGGTTACGGAAGAGTCAGCTCCAGGAGCAGCTACGGAAATCTCACCTTCATTAGCGGCTACGAAAGGATCACCTTCAGGAGCGACCATGAACGGATCAGTTTCAGGAATGGCCCCGAAGGAATCGCCCTCAGGAGGGGTCACGAACGCATCATCCTCAAGGACTACACTATTTTTAATCACAGTCAAAAATTGATTATCAGCCTTGGAAGTTTGCAGAGTTTGTGAATCTGAAACTTGTGGCACAAGACTGAAAGGAATATTCAATTCAAGCGATGTTTGTGGTTGTTCTGCAGATGTGTCAGCCTCAGAAACTACTTGATAGAGTTTGGTATTCTCCTCAGTAACTTTTCCGTCAGCATTTAATTCATCCTCATTACGatccttttctttcttctcgTCCTGAGTTGAGTCACAAGTTTTTGATTCCTCGCCATGATTATCATTCGACTTATCCGATTCGAGGATATCTTCAATTTGACGTACTTGAATCTCACCACTGTTTTCCAATGAACTGTGTGCGTCATCTACTTTGTCAGCGGCCAATGTACTGCTAGCATCCTGACTATCACAATTATCCACACCTACTTGACGCTGTCCAACCTCGTCTTCGAATACCACTTGACATGCACTCTCGTCAGAAAGCATAGGATCCGACGTAAGCTTGCTTCTTTTTGGCTCAAAGGGCTGCATGTCTTCGATTGTTAATGCAGAATCAGTGGTACTACAACTATCAGAAATCTCGATTTCGTCTACCACTATTTTAGGAACCAATTGGTTTACCGTTGGCTCTTGAACAGTAACTGTTTGTACGGCAACTGGGAGATCATTTGGTTTTGTTTGATTATGTCTATCAAATATTAAGCCAGTTAAGTTTGACGAACTAGTAGAGGCTTTAAATAGATCAAGGCCCACTGGTTGACTAATGGATGGTTCATATGAGTCATGTTTACTGGTAGATGCTCCCGGAACAATAGCTGGGACGTTTGGACTTACATGTGGTGCCAGTTTTACATCTTTTTGGGTTGATAATTCCGCTGAAATTGGAGCGCTTCCACTCGATATCACAATATTACTTTCATTGGACGAAGTTGCCGTCCGCATTGTCAACTTTGaaatatcttttatttcaaCAGAGGAGCCCAATAAACTGCGCTTTGATGCGGGAATGATCCTCTCGACATAGAATACTTTCTTCGGGTCAATAGGAGGGTATATAATCCCGCTGTTGGTATTGCCTGCAGTGATTGACTGAGTTGACACAAATGTTGGTTTTCCATTGCTAGAAAGTTTCAATTCGGAAGCTGGCTGTTGCACCCATCGACCTGAACTCAATAGAGTAGATAGAGCCAATTTAGGGGTAGAGGGCAAAGCGGTAGTAGTGGTTGTCAATGGAGCTGCTGCCACACCGGCCGAAACGTAAGCAAGGGAAGAGCGCACTTGATTGCCGGATTGCTTCACGTTGGATTGGAACCTATTTGAATCATCGGTCGATACCCGATTACTGCCGGTGCCTGAAGGTTGTTTCTGTGGAATTGAACGAGGAAGAGAATCTGAACTTTGTACAATCGACGTCAATTTGGATATAGTCCCTCCTGTTTGTGGATGTAACAATTCACTCGTTGATGTTGAATTCTCGCCCGGCTTCCTTTTCAATGATTCCTCTACTAGTCGACTCCTTTCGATCTTTGACGGACCTGGCTCTTGAGTAGCTATTTGGCTATATGAACGCTTGGCAAAATTCAAGCGACTTAACGACGAGGTGGATGGCATATTTTGGGTTGAGGGAGTAATGGTTAACTGACTTCCATACGACATTGTTTTCTGAGTAGGATTCAACAGTGATTTCTGAGAAAGTAAAGGTAACTGATTTGGAAATCCTCGAGCATTCGCTTGTTGGCGTGCTAAAGACGTTGGCGCAAGAGGGTGTTGTTGGCTTGTTGAAGGTACTATAGGTGATGGGGTATAGACTTGTGAAGATCGCTTTCGAATATCTTTTTGATTCGGGGTGGCAGATTGCCTCTGTTTGAAACGGATTGCGCTCCCTTGATGAGAGGGTGTGACTTGCTGTTGCAATGCAGCTGTGTACGATGAGGATAGCTGCAATTGCGCTTGTAGTTGTTGAATATAAAACACTCGGAAAAGTGCGTCAAGTTCACTTGCAGAATCCGGAGGACTTTCACCAGATTGTTGTGAGAGATGTCGTAATAGGAAGTCATTGAAAGGAGAAATCAATTTCGGATCATGTTGCAAGGCTTGAGCAAATGTCGAGCACAAGGTATCGCTAAGAGGATCTCGCATCGATTTATTGTAACTTCGTTTATATTCTCTTTGTAAATTCATGTGCCGGGGTTGTTTCTCCAAAGACGGGGATTTCACTCTGGGATGTTTAGGTTTTCTTCCAGGCTTCTTACGTCTAGTAGTGTTATCGTCACTTACCTCATAATCGGATTCAGCATTCGACATTTCTTCATCAGAATCTGCAAATATTTCGTATCCTTTCTCGATACCTGGACCATCTGATTCTGGTAAATTGCGGAATTGATCGTaatctaaatttaaatattgtaaATGATCATTTGCTATAGCTAAACCCTGTCTGACTATCTCTAATTTTCCGCCTGGTTTTAAAAGTCGCTGGCAATTACTTTCCAATTCAGGCCAGGACTGTAACcaagatagaaatttaacacgTGGTGAACTGAGCAGCACGGAAAGATCTATA of the Hermetia illucens chromosome 7, iHerIll2.2.curated.20191125, whole genome shotgun sequence genome contains:
- the LOC119660779 gene encoding uncharacterized protein LOC119660779 isoform X2 codes for the protein MADKSSPSSSGDRINVMKTGEGPSGQEASKGDCLRGNCATASDAPEMDPLLDMEYCSKDMCTCFDHAGGEERALDAITFVPNAIVSCPNASGSNEESGTKDGMKPISRKIFLLKEYKEAIINLCYNKLDYSSRIDKLHIAWQCATILVGNSTAEACKNLLYWVLRHTLHLMLVGEWTTLPTEKRNEIRTNILQALPKIQNSPNSANRCEYILQHFDNPWGDKRLLTVLHGDARLLTKNDLDYLTAERGCMIVLRLQKLCETKCDDVAFTLCSKALLALRSVGENHELRKSTSIGHIYFIFDIYLCLVHKYIGVNKFIEEVKRLGLYDALLLIRRNINMDTESSRLFKFRAKVAKLSANITIATIMVDCLNSNNQHFYCAILKEWLKMHQKVPVRKFRVIARKLFSSACSQKHLHLACHIIKEMKVPEWRELLLELYVRVITGDLNELELLKSEKSCSVEVIIENEVTLSHRYLQIADLLQIHHPYLTHECILTAFSLNPTPENYNIVKCVALTKQWEAVENPDLGNAGSTLNSNNQSESHSTDSKVGSIIKTTISTTTTTTVTISNSLVTTTSTKTCQSNITASTKIPESTSNFTDKVTGNSEDSNSSSTLHVLHSITGSNKILENPSYDALAAPNLILDSIETIDLPDHIRIDLSVLLSSPRVKFLSWLQSWPELESNCQRLLKPGGKLEIVRQGLAIANDHLQYLNLDYDQFRNLPESDGPGIEKGYEIFADSDEEMSNAESDYEVSDDNTTRRKKPGRKPKHPRVKSPSLEKQPRHMNLQREYKRSYNKSMRDPLSDTLCSTFAQALQHDPKLISPFNDFLLRHLSQQSGESPPDSASELDALFRVFYIQQLQAQLQLSSSYTAALQQQVTPSHQGSAIRFKQRQSATPNQKDIRKRSSQVYTPSPIVPSTSQQHPLAPTSLARQQANARGFPNQLPLLSQKSLLNPTQKTMSYGSQLTITPSTQNMPSTSSLSRLNFAKRSYSQIATQEPGPSKIERSRLVEESLKRKPGENSTSTSELLHPQTGGTISKLTSIVQSSDSLPRSIPQKQPSGTGSNRVSTDDSNRFQSNVKQSGNQVRSSLAYVSAGVAAAPLTTTTTALPSTPKLALSTLLSSGRWVQQPASELKLSSNGKPTFVSTQSITAGNTNSGIIYPPIDPKKVFYVERIIPASKRSLLGSSVEIKDISKLTMRTATSSNESNIVISSGSAPISAELSTQKDVKLAPHVSPNVPAIVPGASTSKHDSYEPSISQPVGLDLFKASTSSSNLTGLIFDRHNQTKPNDLPVAVQTVTVQEPTVNQLVPKIVVDEIEISDSCSTTDSALTIEDMQPFEPKRSKLTSDPMLSDESACQVVFEDEVGQRQVGVDNCDSQDASSTLAADKVDDAHSSLENSGEIQVRQIEDILESDKSNDNHGEESKTCDSTQDEKKEKDRNEDELNADGKVTEENTKLYQVVSEADTSAEQPQTSLELNIPFSLVPQVSDSQTLQTSKADNQFLTVIKNSVVLEDDAFVTPPEGDSFGAIPETDPFMVAPEGDPFVAANEGEISVAAPGADSSVTAPEADSSVIAPEGDSFIADPEGDSSVADPEGDSFVADPEGDSFVADPEGDSFVADPEGDSFVADPEGDSFVADPEGDSFVADPEGDSFVADPEGDSFVVDPEGDSFVADPEGDSFVADPEGDSFVADPEGDSFVADPEGDSFVADPEGDSFVADPEEDSIVAGSATSENNEHTIEFPEGQNNVLQESEEKQDSDVNEDKLVVKTKSIPEEVERHTDEVLEDDEVVPISTSGVAPVVNLESLSDVDSIEVIDYVEDISTFPKEASCQDLDSPMDNTEHDSDSKCDSAGVSGAQINDIPGESMEDSSMPILEIAEATGQEETKTNANSFKHSTVPYLEPSSQSSTDDIEISSQNVGQEFTPEPVSSTSQAQKFNQIEDNASLMPPPLDPIVAVDSDTDTEMDDTDNDDVNPGSGKRTDHGGHTDTDTDSSESRDLVVQVPRRTYSRISGAGECSNLSPQNQSDQRSSSIQNNGSDQQRKQTGHQKKGSKGANLNFRQESNDTVSEGYLSDFECAAASTVDPNITNDASSSYSLCASILKDFATDSSDESELTVQIPTRTYGQLNSSSFIKRRSAFQQTTKALVSDKKNCDMFEEKGKPWIDSQERWQQRREKEKYESSSSEDEDDFGFGLSQSNCNCSHEKPLSLPQFAASTSSDQSHVKKEPKIIEPKQQTSAKRGVFEFYINTYPSGKSSYSNFSIPSKETDPGSSATPKTGGMKYHPQLRDVNLFTNNQTDLTKSTKGGQSTRVGSKLAKPNSGVPNSLCHTSKWVAEKFRRYQKSLKYSFKASPTDIKRMTSAKVVVQPLTNETLLKHNQTVKIDGCLVQLPKIQLKRLRTCHSPISFQCCCECAIKDVECRNGAQNDSVLYVPPNKKVKINGPPGRKDNSTFRPINVHSAMLLINPKRAIVRLPHIPLGLTSGSVPKNVQLAPNDFRLGFPMQAIIEVQEKLNETIYFERILFLYDYAVQIALSVIHGQVGSLVLSRFGSDFLQLPKKCGLEVVITNSRLTVKRPINFIIRRLPQDFFPAVLSPDHFPGARHFTVIEFGRETKPGYPKEFNWATYSVVLSIYFARGRLFIIFSSGIDIEDQPQYPAKQKIIRQVGCILSNDNKGTAVKINKINMGQMSDNVEAYSNPIRCW